From Carya illinoinensis cultivar Pawnee chromosome 5, C.illinoinensisPawnee_v1, whole genome shotgun sequence, one genomic window encodes:
- the LOC122311313 gene encoding annexin D2-like isoform X2, with protein MASSSFQGNERYELDCQILHHYLSGNGTINSQKLVDIFVHRSYFEFKLIRQTYAALYGQNVLHLFSNIQRNNPFARAAYLRMIEPQERDAEITRNSLFGGSVNLNTLIEIACTRPSSELQCIKQTYRSRYNSELEQAVTTKVSGGFKESCRNCGGRVDMSMAMCDAKILYEAVESGRTVDQKTIISILSHRNSGQVKAILVSYKQLYGHEFCKSLKQSKCGQFGREVRIVIRCIQNPEKFFAKQLRMKNADAREILIRIVITRSEIDIKDVNKAFAAKTGSSIEKLVRREFNNINSKDHKTNNITADILIGLTKRS; from the exons ATGGCTAGCAGTTCTTTTCAAGGCAATGAACGATATGAACTCGAttgccaaattcttcatcattatctatcTG GCAATGGTACAATCAACAGCCAAAAGCTTGTGGATATCTTCGTACACAGAAGTTACTTTGAGTTCAAGCTCATTCGTCAAACTTATGCTGCTCTTTATGGTCAGAATGTTCTTCATCTCTTCTCAAATATCCAGAGGAACAATCCATTTGCT AGAGCAGCCTACCTTCGCATGATTGAACCGCAAGAGCGTGATGCCGAGATAACTAGGAACTCGCTTTTCGGAGGGAGTGTGAATCTTAACACTCTCATTGAGATTGCATGCACCCGACCTTCTTCGGAGCTGCAGTGTATTAAGCAAACCTACCGCTCAAGATACAATTCTGAACTTGAGCAAGCTGTCACAACAAAAGTCAGTGGCGGATTCAAAGAG TCGTGTCGCAACTGTGGTGGGAGAGTGGACATGAGCATGGCCATGTGCGATGCCAAGATTCTGTATGAAGCTGTGGAAAGTGGGAGGACTGTGGACCAGAAGACCATCATTTCGATTTTAAGTCATCGGAATTCTGGCCAAGTCAAAGCCATTCTCGTCTCCTACAAACAGCTATATGGCCATGAGTTCTGCAAGTCGCTGAAACAAAGCAAATGCGGGCAATTTGGAAGAGAGGTGCGAATCGTGATTCGATGCATACAAAATCCTGAAAAGTTCTTTGCCAAACAGCTAAGGATGAAGAATGCTGATGCTCGGGAGATTTTGATCCGGATAGTGATCACTAGGTCCGAGATAGATATTAAAGACGTTAACAAGGCTTTTGCAGCTAAAACAGGCAGTTCCATTGAGAAACTCGTGAGAAGGGAAttcaataatattaatagtaaagATCATAAGACTAATAACATTACAGCTGATATCTTGATAGGACTAACGAAACGTAGTTGA
- the LOC122311313 gene encoding annexin D2-like isoform X1, translated as MASSSFQGNERYELDCQILHHYLSGNGTINSQKLVDIFVHRSYFEFKLIRQTYAALYGQNVLHLFSNIQRNNPFARAAYLRMIEPQERDAEITRNSLFGGSVNLNTLIEIACTRPSSELQCIKQTYRSRYNSELEQAVTTKVSGGFKEILLAVLKSCRNCGGRVDMSMAMCDAKILYEAVESGRTVDQKTIISILSHRNSGQVKAILVSYKQLYGHEFCKSLKQSKCGQFGREVRIVIRCIQNPEKFFAKQLRMKNADAREILIRIVITRSEIDIKDVNKAFAAKTGSSIEKLVRREFNNINSKDHKTNNITADILIGLTKRS; from the exons ATGGCTAGCAGTTCTTTTCAAGGCAATGAACGATATGAACTCGAttgccaaattcttcatcattatctatcTG GCAATGGTACAATCAACAGCCAAAAGCTTGTGGATATCTTCGTACACAGAAGTTACTTTGAGTTCAAGCTCATTCGTCAAACTTATGCTGCTCTTTATGGTCAGAATGTTCTTCATCTCTTCTCAAATATCCAGAGGAACAATCCATTTGCT AGAGCAGCCTACCTTCGCATGATTGAACCGCAAGAGCGTGATGCCGAGATAACTAGGAACTCGCTTTTCGGAGGGAGTGTGAATCTTAACACTCTCATTGAGATTGCATGCACCCGACCTTCTTCGGAGCTGCAGTGTATTAAGCAAACCTACCGCTCAAGATACAATTCTGAACTTGAGCAAGCTGTCACAACAAAAGTCAGTGGCGGATTCAAAGAG ATTCTGTTGGCGGTTTTGAAGTCGTGTCGCAACTGTGGTGGGAGAGTGGACATGAGCATGGCCATGTGCGATGCCAAGATTCTGTATGAAGCTGTGGAAAGTGGGAGGACTGTGGACCAGAAGACCATCATTTCGATTTTAAGTCATCGGAATTCTGGCCAAGTCAAAGCCATTCTCGTCTCCTACAAACAGCTATATGGCCATGAGTTCTGCAAGTCGCTGAAACAAAGCAAATGCGGGCAATTTGGAAGAGAGGTGCGAATCGTGATTCGATGCATACAAAATCCTGAAAAGTTCTTTGCCAAACAGCTAAGGATGAAGAATGCTGATGCTCGGGAGATTTTGATCCGGATAGTGATCACTAGGTCCGAGATAGATATTAAAGACGTTAACAAGGCTTTTGCAGCTAAAACAGGCAGTTCCATTGAGAAACTCGTGAGAAGGGAAttcaataatattaatagtaaagATCATAAGACTAATAACATTACAGCTGATATCTTGATAGGACTAACGAAACGTAGTTGA
- the LOC122311232 gene encoding protein TIC 40, chloroplastic-like isoform X2 codes for MMEDPAVQKLVYPHLPEELRNPDTFNWMLQNPQYRQQLEEMINNMMSENGEWDEHLIDSFKNFDLNGPELKQQFDQIGHSPEEAFVKIMADPELRLAFQNPRIQAAIMECSQNPLSISKYQNDKEVMDLFNKISELFPGVSGPP; via the exons ATGATGGAAGATCCAGCAGTGCAGAAGCTTGTTTATCC TCATTTACCTGAGGAGTTGAGGAATCCTGACACCTTCAATT GGATGCTACAAAATCCACAATATCGTCAACAACTTGAGGAGATGAT AAATAACATGATGAGTGAAAATGGTGAGTGGGATGAGCATCTGATagattctttcaaaaattttgatcTTAACGGTCCTGAGCTTAAGCAGCAGTTTG ATCAAATTGGGCATTCACCTGAAGAAGCTTTTGTAAAAATCATGGCCGATCCTGAACTCAGACTAGCCTTCCAAAACCCAAGAATTCAAGCAGCGATCATGGAA tgTTCACAGAACCCACTTAGCAtttcaaaatatcaaaatgacAAGGAG GTCATGGatcttttcaataaaatatcagaACTCTTCCCTGGAGTGTCTGGTCCACCTTGA
- the LOC122309463 gene encoding lectin 8-like produces MGIPPPKLLLPCLMMTIFLFLIIPSATQLSFSYSDFGKALILTGNATVSGSDIQLTPNAVDNWGRATYSEQLHLWDKESGKLAEFTTKFSFIIDSEGKDRYSDGITFFLASSDFPPPRPTDGAGIGLISRDQARDSSFLDANKFVAVEFDTFRNDELDPPEPVHEHVGININSIRSQNYAPWSSVIKENRTYSASISYDSASQNLSVTFTGFSNGIIPIQQHLSSIVDLRDYLPERVEFGFSSSTGLLSELHILRSWSFESKAP; encoded by the coding sequence ATGGGTATCCCTCCACCAAAGTTGCTTCTTCCCTGCTTGATGATGACCATTTTCCTCTTTCTCATAATCCCTTCTGCAACTCAGTTATCCTTCAGCTATTCGGATTTCGGCAAAGCTTTAATACTTACTGGAAACGCCACAGTCTCGGGTTCAGATATCCAGCTCACGCCAAACGCAGTGGACAACTGGGGTCGAGCCACATATTCAGAACAGTTGCATCTTTGGGATAAAGAATCCGGAAAACTGGCAGAATTCACTACCAAGTTCTCCTTTATCATCGATTCGGAAGGTAAAGACAGATATTCAGATGGGATCACATTCTTCCTTGCAAGCTCCGATTTCCCACCACCTCGACCAACGGATGGCGCTGGCATTGGCCTTATCAGCCGCGACCAAGCGAGAGACTCGAGTTTCTTAGATGCAAATAAATTCGTTGCAGTTGAGTTCGATACTTTTCGCAACGATGAATTGGACCCTCCAGAGCCTGTTCACGAACACGTCGGTATCAATATCAACAGTATTAGATCTCAGAACTACGCACCTTGGTCTAGTGTTATCAAGGAAAATAGAACATATAGTGCTAGTATTAGTTACGATTCCGCTTCCCAAAACTTGAGTGTCACCTTCACTGGGTTCAGTAATGGTATCATTCCAATTCAACAGCACCTTTCTTCAATAGTTGATTTGAGAGATTACTTACCAGAGCGGGTTGAATTTGGCTTCTCTTCCTCTACAGGATTGCTTTCTGAATTGCACATTCTTCGCTCATGGTCTTTTGAATCGAAAGCACCTTAA
- the LOC122311231 gene encoding L-type lectin-domain containing receptor kinase IX.1-like — protein sequence MSICKPQNSKFSPEITSPKSQFPTMVFHPPKLLRPFMFITIFLLFIIPCATQLFFNYSDFNQSINRIRLTGNATLLGSAAIQLTPDAVDNWGRATYTELLHIWEEPGKLADFNTSFSFIIDSEGKDSYSDGLVFFLTSPGFPDPQPTDGSGIGLLSRDQWRDSSFFAENKFVAVEFDTFRNDWDPPEPVNEHVGIIINGMRSQNYAPWDSVITENRTYSASISYDSTTQNLSVTFTGFSNGVTPIQQGLSSIVNLTDYLPERVEFGFSSSTGLISELHTICSWSFNSTSPFLIQTSAVPKKNGDGSKRKLVLGLSVGGCILISGMGLAWLVYRKRKTKGGEEGDLSFVLSMDEEFERGTGPKKFSYEELVSATNNFAGENKLGEGGFGGVYKGFINELNSYVAVKRVSRESKQGIKEYASEVKSISQLRHRNLVQLTGWCHEKKDLLLVYEFMPNGSLDLHLFKGESLLTWVMRYNIAQGLAFALLYLHEEWEQCVLHRDIKSSNVMLDSSFNAKLGDFGLARLVDHGKGSQTTAVAGTMGYMAPECIISGRASKESDIYSFGIVLLEIACGRKPVETQRRQDEVSLVEWVWQLYGMGKLVDAADPRLCGDFDEQQLERLMIAGLWCAHPDYNLRPSIRKVVHVLSSEGSLPVLAPEMPLLTYLAPPVSASASSASTSENKHSQSASHSGSTSSSQVTSSAASSSSSALPHSHLVGTK from the coding sequence ATGTCAATTTGCAAGCCTCAGAACTCAAAATTCTCTCCCGAAATCACAAGTCCCAAGTCCCAATTCCCAACCATGGTGTTCCATCCTCCAAAGCTACTTCGTCCCTTCATGTTTATAACTATCTTCCTCCTTTTCATAATCCCTTGTGCAACTCAGCTATTCTTCAACTACTCGGATTTCAATCAATCTATCAACAGAATAAGACTTACTGGAAACGCTACTCTCTTAGGTTCAGCAGCCATCCAACTCACCCCAGATGCAGTGGACAACTGGGGTCGAGCCACATATACAGAACTGCTGCATATCTGGGAGGAACCCGGAAAACTCGCAGACTTCAATACCAGCTTCTCCTTTATCATTGACTCGGAAGGTAAAGACAGCTATTCAGATGGGCTTGTATTCTTCCTCACAAGCCCCGGTTTCCCAGATCCCCAACCAACAGATGGCTCTGGCATTGGCCTTCTAAGCCGCGACCAGTGGAGAGACTCGAGtttctttgctgaaaataaaTTCGTTGCAGTGGAGTTTGATACGTTTCGGAATGACTGGGACCCGCCCGAGCCTGTCAATGAACACGTTGGTATCATTATCAACGGTATGAGATCTCAGAACTATGCACCATGGGATAGTGTTATTACCGAAAACCGAACATATAGTGCAAGTATTAGTTACGATTCCACCACGCAAAATCTCAGTGTCACCTTCACTGGGTTCAGTAATGGTGTCACCCCAATTCAACAAGGCCTTTCTTCTATAGTCAACTTGACAGATTACCTGCCGGAACGGGTTGAATTTGGCTTCTCGTCATCGACGGGATTGATTTCCGAGTTGCATACTATTTGTTCTTGGTCTTTTAACTCCACATCACCTTTTCTGATACAAACTTCGGCTGTACCAAAGAAGAACGGAGATGGAAGCAAGAGAAAATTGGTGCTGGGCTTGAGCGTGGGTGGATGCATTTTAATCAGTGGTATGGGGTTGGCTTGGCTTGTGTATAGAAAGAGGAAGACTAAAGGGGGAGAGGAAGGGGATTTAAGCTTTGTTCTTTCCATGGACGAGGAGTTTGAACGAGGTACAGGGCCAAAGAAGTTTTCCTACGAGGAATTGGTTTCTGCAACGAATAATTTTGCAGGGGAAAACAAGCTTGGAGAAGGAGGGTTCGGAGGGGTTTACAAAGGATTTATAAACGAGCTGAATTCCTACGTTGCTGTTAAGAGGGTATCAAGGGAATCTAAACAAGGGATAAAGGAGTATGCATCTGAGGTGAAGAGTATTAGTCAACTCAGGCACAGGAATTTAGTGCAACTCACTGGTTGGTGCCACGAGAAAAAAGATCTCCTGCTAGTTTATGAGTTCATGCCCAATGGCAGCTTAGatttgcatcttttcaaaggTGAAAGCTTGCTAACATGGGTGATGAGGTACAATATTGCCCAAGGCTTGGCATTCGCATTGCTATACTTGCATGAAGAATGGGAACAATGTGTGTTGCATAGGGACATAAAGTCGAGTAACGTCATGTTGGATTCAAGTTTCAATGCAAAGCTTGGGGATTTCGGCTTGGCTAGGCTGGTGGATCATGGAAAAGGATCCCAAACCACAGCTGTGGCCGGGACCATGGGCTACATGGCCCCTGAATGTATTATATCAGGCAGGGCTAGCAAGGAATCAGATATATATAGTTTCGGGATTGTGCTTTTGGAGATAGCCTGTGGAAGGAAACCCGTTGAAACCCAGAGGAGGCAAGATGAAGTGAGTCTGGTAGAGTGGGTTTGGCAGCTTTATGGAATGGGAAAGCTCGTTGATGCAGCCGATCCCAGATTGTGTGGGGACTTCGATGAGCAGCAATTGGAACGGCTGATGATTGCTGGACTTTGGTGTGCTCACCCAGACTACAATCTCAGGCCTTCAATTAGGAAAGTCGTTCACGTGCTTAGTTCTGAAGGTTCATTGCCCGTTCTGGCACCAGAGATGCCCCTACTAACCTACCTTGCCCCCCCAGTTAGTGCATCTGCATCTTCAGCTTCCACTTCAGAAAATAAGCACTCTCAATCTGCAAGCCATTCCGGTTCCACCAGTTCCTCACAGGTCACATCTTCTGcagcttcttcttcatcttctgcaCTTCCTCACTCGCACTTGGTTGGTACCAAGTAA
- the LOC122311232 gene encoding uncharacterized CRM domain-containing protein At3g25440, chloroplastic-like isoform X1, with the protein MTRRESLHCFCCLLKNISSLSALPAATSFTQSISYSLCAGQRSCSAVEPLLEAPCILSPSSFSLEHRLNVFGFHTLGIWIHARYMSNASVELKTENDVVRFSIGKPADNAFSRTEGKKKNKRIKISKRAKLNELRFYHLKAKKKMTSPNPEVRFRYKLEKAKRKEAWLIEMLRKFEVPKAPAETYDPEILTGEERHYFKRTGEKKKRNYVPVGRRGVFGGVVLNMHLHWKKHETVKVICKPCKPGQVHVYAEELAGLSKEILIDIKANNVILFYRGKNYVQPKVMSPPDTLSKDKGLEKYKYKQSLEHTSQFIEKLEEELEEYQKHLARYKKAKEDTPKDSVIDT; encoded by the exons atgacAAGGAG GGAATCTCTACATTGTTTCTGTTGTCTCCTGAAAAATATCTCAAGTCTCTCAGCATTGCCTGCAGCAACTTCATTTACCCAGTCCATTTCTTACAGTTTGTGTGCCGGCCAGAGAAGCTGCAGTGCAGTGGAGCCTCTTCTAGAAGCACCATGCATATTGTCTCCATCCAGTTTTTCATTAGAACATAGATTAAATGTGTTTGGTTTCCATACTCTTGGAATTTGGATACATGCGAGGTACATGAGTAATGCATCAGTTGAGCTGAAGACAGAAAATGATGTTGTCCGGTTTTCAATTGGTAAGCCTGCTGATAATGCCTTTTCCCGAacagaaggaaagaagaagaacaaacgGATCAAAATTTCTAAAAGGGCCAAACTGAATGAACTCAGATTCTATCACCTGAAGGCCAAAAAGAAGATGACTTCTCCAAATCCAGAAGTTAGGTTTAGATACAAACTTGAAAAG GCCAAACGAAAGGAAGCATGGTTGATTGAGATGTTGAGGAAATTTGAAGTTCCCAAAGCACCTGCTGAAACATATGATCCTGAAATCCTAACTGGAGAAGAAAGGCATTACTTTAAGCGAActggtgagaaaaaaaaaaggaactatGTCCCAGTTGGAAGACGAGGCGTTTTTGGAGGGGTTGTTCTTAATATGCATCTTCATTGGAAGAAGCACGAGACTGTAAAGGTAATATGCAAGCCATGCAAACCAGGACAGGTTCACGTATATGCTGAAGAGCTTGCTGGACTGAGCAAAGAAATTTTGATCGACATAAAAGCTAACAACGTTATACTTTTCTACCGGGGAAAGAATTATGTGCAACCAAAAGTAATGTCACCTCCAGATACATTGTCTAAAGACAAG GGCTTGGAAAAGTACAAGTATAAGCAGTCACTTGAGCATACAAGTCAGTTCATTGAGAAATTGGAAGAAGAGCTAGAAGAGTATCAGAAGCACCTTGCTCGGTACAAGAAAGCAAAAGAGGACACACCAAAAGATTCTGTTATCGATACCTGA
- the LOC122311233 gene encoding mannose/glucose-specific lectin Cramoll-like, whose protein sequence is MGIPSAKLLLPCLMMTIFLFLIIPSATQLSFSYSNFGKALILTGNATVSGSDIQLTPNAVDNWGRATYSEQLHLWDKESGKLAEFTTKFSFIIDSEGKDRYSDGITFFLASTDFPPPRPTDGAGIGLISRDQARDSSFLDANKFVAVEFDTFRNDELDPPEPVHEHVGININSIRSQNYAPWSSVIKENRTYSASISYDSVSQNLSVTFTGFSNGIIPIQQHLSSIVDLRDYLPERVEFGFSSSTGLLSELHILRSWSFESKAP, encoded by the coding sequence ATGGGTATCCCTTCAGCAAAGTTGCTTCTTCCCTGCTTGATGATGACCATTTTCCTCTTTCTCATAATCCCTTCTGCAACTCAGTTATCCTTCAGCTATTCGAATTTCGGCAAAGCTTTAATACTTACTGGAAACGCCACAGTCTCGGGTTCAGACATCCAGCTCACGCCAAACGCAGTGGACAACTGGGGTCGAGCCACATATTCAGAACAGTTGCATCTTTGGGATAAAGAATCCGGAAAACTGGCAGAATTCACTACCAAGTTCTCCTTTATCATCGATTCGGAAGGTAAAGACAGATATTCAGATGGGATCACATTCTTCCTTGCAAGCACCGATTTCCCACCACCTCGACCAACGGATGGCGCTGGCATTGGCCTTATTAGCCGCGACCAAGCGAGAGACTCGAGTTTCTTAGATGCAAATAAATTCGTTGCAGTTGAGTTCGATACTTTTCGCAACGATGAATTGGACCCTCCAGAGCCTGTTCACGAACACGTCGGTATCAATATCAACAGTATTAGATCTCAGAACTACGCACCTTGGTCTAGTGTTATCAAGGAAAATAGAACATATAGTGCTAGTATTAGTTACGATTCCGTTTCCCAAAACTTGAGTGTCACCTTCACTGGGTTCAGTAATGGTATCATTCCAATTCAACAGCACCTTTCTTCAATAGTTGATTTGAGAGATTACTTACCAGAGCGGGTTGAATTTGGCTTCTCTTCCTCTACAGGATTGCTTTCTGAATTGCACATTCTTCGCTCGTGGTCTTTCGAATCGAAAGCACCTTAA